The sequence GTTTCGAGACAGTTGGGGGTGGTCGTGGGAAAGCTCATCGGATACGCACGGGTCTCGACCCGGCGACAGGACGCCGACCGGCAGGTCGGGGACCTGCTCGCGGCCGGCGTCCGCCGGGATGACCTCTATGTCGATCACGGGGTCTCCGGGGCTCGGGCGTCCCGGCCGAAGTTCGACAATGCGGTTGCCGCCCTGCAGGACGGGGACACCCTGGTGATCACCACCCTGGACCGGTTGGGCCGGTCCACGCAGAACATGCTCGCCTTCGCCGAGACCCTCCGAGAGGAAGGTGCCGGGTTGCGGGTGCTCAACCTCGGTGGGGGAGACGTGGACACGCACACGCCGATGGGATCCATGGTGTTCACGGTGATGGCGGCCCTGGCGCAGATGGAGCTGGAGATCAAGCGCGAACGCACCACCGACTCCGTCGCCAAACGCCGGGCCGCCGGCAAGGACCTCGGCGGTCGTCCCCGAACGTTCACCGATTCCCAGATCCGCAGCGCCGCCCACCTGGTCGAGTCCGGTCGGCACGCCGCGCAGGTCGCCCGGGACCTGGGCATGTCCAGAGCCACTCTCTACCGCCGGATGGCCGACCTCGAGGCCCGGGAAGGGGTGAGCACTCATGGCAAGTGACTGGGGGCGGCCCATACGAATTTGCCGGCCACGTCGCAGGTGTCTCTGCCGCCGGGAATCAGACCTCGTGGGTGTCGGTCGTGTTGTCCTTTTGTTCCAGTACGGCCTTGGCGCCGAGAATGGCCGCACCGACTCCCACTAGTGCCCCGATGCCGAGAGTGGCCGTTCTGGCCAGCTCCAGAATGAACTTCTTGTTCTCGCTGTCCTTCTGATAGGCCATTCGAGCGAGCTCCATCAATTGATCCGTGAGCTCACGCCGCTGGTCGAATGTCAGTTCCGGTCTGTCGAGTTCTCGCTCAATCGTCTTGGCGATCCTATTAAATAACGCATGGACTTCCAGCTGGTTCTTATTGTTGGCTTCCAGCGCCGAGTCATGCACCCGCCTCATCTCGGAGATCGCGTCGGTGGCGAACTCCTTGAAGGCCGGGAACTGTTCGATGATCTTCAGCGCCACCTCAGTGTCCATGTCGGACATCATGGCGGCGAACCGGAGCACATTGTCCTTAGAGAGGTTCCGGAAAGAGTCGATTCCGAGCGCCTTCTTGACCTCAACTTCATTGCGGTACTTCATGCCACGGCCCCTTTCGCCTGTGCAGGGAGATAATCATGAGGATATCGGCCGCGGCCATGTCGCTCCCGTACTTCCCAGGACCGGTAACTCCTCGGACTAGTCCGGTTCGTTCCAGTACTCATAAAGAACGAGCGAGTCCTCCAGAACAACCAGGGCCTGTTCTTCTGTGTCTGAATCGCATTGAGACGGTTAGGCCCCTCTGGTCACTCACCTGGAGCTAGGCCAGGTTTTTCAGGCGTGGCCTCGTCGGCCACCCGGAGCCGTCGTGACTGGTATAGGTACTCGCCGATCAAACGGATCAGGTCCTCGGCACGTTCGTTCTCGCCCGTCAGTGCGCCGGTGAGCTTGCCGAACGCGCCCTCGTTTAGCGCTGCGGCGTCGGTGATCGACCACTGCTTCATGCTAAACCTCGATCCACCGACTCGGGTCGGAGCCTGGGGTTGATTCCGTCAGCCCCGAGTGTGCGGTCTTGGGCACGGCGGTGTGGCCGGCCTCGCTGCGACCGATGCCTGTACGCATCGCGATCGAGAGCTTTGGCCCCGGCCCAGTGGACGTTACGCAGACCGGGGAGAGCGCTACAGTCGAGACGACAGCGTCGCCAAACTAAGAGGTCTCATGGGGTCCACCGGCTCAACCATCCTTCAACAGTTCGGCCCAATGATCGCAGCAACGATCGCCCTGATTGGCGCCATGATTGCTCTCTGGGTCAACGGGCGCCGCGAAGAACAGCGGAACCGAACCGCTCGGGAAGATGATTTCAGGCGTGAGCAACGACAAGCGTTCGCCGATGTACTGACAACAGCCCATACGTACCGTCGCGAAGCGGAATTGCTAGGGACGATGGATTCTTGGCTCCACAGCGATCATCCGAGCACTACCGCGATGAAGGATCGCGTCGACCAAGCGTCCGGTGAATTGCTGAACAAGCTCACTGTCGCGCGCCTTATAGTCCATGGGCCGACTCTGCAAGGTGCGCTCGATGATGCGTTCATAGCGTTCCAAAACACACGTGGGAGCATCCAACCGATCGTGGACGCTTACTCCTCCGGCCGTTCGGAAGATATGACCGGCGCCATTGCGGCGCTCGATGTGGCTTGGCCCCCATTCAGCAAGGCGATGGCTGTCCTTCAGTCGGTCGCGCTCTCTGAGCTCCGACCGACAATTGCGCCGACTGAACGACGCCTTTGAGGACTTTTGATCGCGATAGCCGCCGCTCGAAGTTGTCGTCGCGGAATGCTAACGACTCGTGCAAGCACCCACGCCTCTTTCCCTGCTAGGAATGCTTGATTCAAATGCAGGCCTTGCGTCTCATTGACAAGGATCCTGTTGCGGTCATCGCGGAGAAAGAGATCGAAACCACTCGGGGTAACGGACTTAGCCGAGCCGATCAGTCCCCGGACGAAGACTCCGCGCCCCGGGTATAACTCGTCCTCCGCCAAATCAGCGTTTGTTGCGACGTCGGCGAGCGTGTGGGTTTTCATCGCATCGATCAGCCGCTTAGCGAGTGCCCACGCATTCCCGTTTGTACCTGATTTCGCATCACTGAACAAAAGGGCCGTGCTGAATGTCGGGTTTGCGCCCGCCTGGGCTCGCAGCGTCGTTAGTTCCGATTCGCTGACATAGATGAGTGTGAGCCCAAATTTTCCCGTGTCTACTCGTCGTGGATTTGCTGCGAGTGGCGGCGCTTCATAGGGGGGGCGTACGGACCCGACGCGCACCCTAAGTGGCTCTTGGTCAGTCATGGTTTTTTTCGAGGAGTGACCTTGCCAACCTTGCGGCCGAGGCGTGCGGTAATGACCAAGG comes from Citricoccus muralis and encodes:
- a CDS encoding recombinase family protein, which codes for MGKLIGYARVSTRRQDADRQVGDLLAAGVRRDDLYVDHGVSGARASRPKFDNAVAALQDGDTLVITTLDRLGRSTQNMLAFAETLREEGAGLRVLNLGGGDVDTHTPMGSMVFTVMAALAQMELEIKRERTTDSVAKRRAAGKDLGGRPRTFTDSQIRSAAHLVESGRHAAQVARDLGMSRATLYRRMADLEAREGVSTHGK